The window AATCTCTTTCAGCGGCGCAAAGTTCTGCTGCTCCAGAACATCAATACCGGTCGCAACCTGAGCGACTGCAGGCATGGCAGACGACAAGAGAAACAGGCCAATCGAGCGCAGGTTCATCGATAATTTCCCTTCTAGAACGTGAGACGACGAAAGACTTCTCGCTCAGAAGGTCAAACGCAAGGCCGCTTGCAGAGAAGCGTGGGATTCAGCACTTGGCAAGATAGTGGAAAGATAATCTGAGCGCAAGTAATGATAAACGCCTATTTGGTCAGTTATCTGTTACTACCTATAAGCCGACTTCCCGTTATCAACAATGTGCGGTGCAGTGCCTAACTGAGGGATGCCATCTTGATTGCTTATATCTACGGCTCATGGGGAGCGAAGCTCTCGGCGCTCGCAGGATCACCTTTACCCTTGTACTTCGCTTCGAGCGGATAGGGGTACACTGGCCGGGTGAACGCTGGCCCACTCGGGCCATTATGAGTAGCGATGACCATGTCGGGAGCGCGCCCGTTCTCAACCCAAGTTTCTAGGTAGCTGATGTAATCGACGTTCGTGGCACCCTCCCCACCACCACAATGGCCCATCCCAGGAATCATGAACAATCTGAAAAAATCACGCGTAGATGCCGGCCCGCCCATCGTCCTTTCCACCGTCTCGTAATAATGCACTACCTTCAAGGGCGGAACTCCACCTGCTCCGGCATCAGCCCATCCCTGATAAGCAATGAGCTTGCCGCCGCGAGATTTGAACGCTGTTAGATCCGGATTATTTGCTGCGTAGAGGGCGTCGGTCATACCGAAACGCCGGCTGTAGCGCTCGAAATCCAGTTCGCTGATACGCCAATTCGGCCCCGGTGATGGCCAGAACGCCATAAACTTCAAATAGTCGGTGTCAAAGGATGAGAAGTGCCCAGATTTGTAATATTCGCCGAAGGCGAGCTCCGAACCTGGCATCAGAGCGCCATCTTTATAGAGAATCGTGCCATCCGAAGCGGTAGGGCCGCTGTATATTTTCTTCAATGCGGCAAGCTGTTCTCTCGATAAGCACCTGCTCTGTTCGACACCTTTACAAAGCAAGGTCGCTATGTCGAATCGGCAGTTGCGGGGGTCCCCGATCAACCCGTCTCGCACTCCATCGTTCATGTCACAAGCAGATACGACGGATGTGTGAACAGTTTCCAGATCAGTCTCGCTCAGAATGGAACGTCCATCCGCCCTTCGTAGAGAGACGGCGGCCCAGAGTCTTATTAATATAGTTCCGGCTTGATCGGAGGCTGGAGCACCAGCAATTATGCCGTCGAAGTCACCAGGAAAGCGCTGGGCCTCCATCATTCCCTCGCGGCCACCAGTAGAACAGCCGCAGAAATAAGACTTACTCGGTGCTCTCGCATAGAAGCGCTCAGATATGGCCTTTCCGGCAAGCGCAGTCACATGCGCCGCACGGTAGCCAAAATCGACTTCCGCTTGAAGGTTGTTGTAGGCCCAGAGTTCGTCCTCAATAGTTCCTTGATGTCCCATATCAGAGGCAAGGCAGGCATAGCCTCTTTTCAATAGCGTTGGGCAGAGCCATTCCACCATTACGGTTCCACAGGCCGCAGCACAACCAGTCTCAACAAACTTACCGTTCCAACCTGTAAGCGGTAACCTCAGCTCAAAGCGAACTTGTGGGGCCACGTAACCTTGTACTCGGCAGAAAGCCGGGCCATTTTCGGCAACATCTAGTTCCGCTCGCGCAATTGCCGTTGGTGCGTCCTCAAGGCGCGAGAAGTCTATTTGCGAGAGTTCAGTGCAGCGCAGCGCAGGAGTTGAACCCTGCGCCCCTAATTCCGCTGCAACATGCTGGGCAGTTGATTGCTGTGCGCCAGCACTGCGCGGGACCATGGCGACAAGCACCAACAGTGAGGACACAATCGTCAAGAGGAACGAAGGAGGTTTCATGGTCTTCATTCTGATATTGCTTCATTCTAATGTCAGCGTTTTCAAGTCACCCGCGGCCATATTCCAAAGGTGACACAGAATTCCAAAGGTGACACAGACTCACCATAAACGCGCTTGTCGTCATCAGCTTGGTTGGTGTCTAGGATTGGGAAACGATCAATTCCATAAATGCTCTGACTGGTTTCAGTTGAAGCTAAGGGAGGGTGCTCGAGCACCCTTCCGCACCCTCGGAATTCGATGACGCCGCATGTGCAGCAGACCTCTGCCCAGGTCGACCTCGCTGCCTATGCACGGCAGAGGTCAGGCTCTCAGCACCCGGTTTCTGCGAGGGTGCTGAAATTCTGAAACTGCGTTTTGCCCAGTGTTTTTTAGTGCTTAAGGGTGCTGTAGTTAGCCATCAACGCCCATGAAATCATTTAGATACAAACAGTTAGCGTAACTGTCACGGCAGAGGTCGCGGGTTCGAGCCCCGTCGTCCCCGCCATTCAATCTTGAGAACCTACGATTGAATAGGACGTAAGTAACAGCAAAAAAATAAAGATTGTGGGTTCGATGGGTGCAACAAGCACCCTATCTTGCGTTTTGAGTATGTGTGTTACCCCTCGTTTCACCCAGATTCGGAACGTCATCAGCGTTGCTCTGTGCCGCTTGCTTGTTGGAAGCACTGCTTGCGTATAGACATCCCAACTGGGCGAGACCACTTATACGATGCCGGCAAAGCGACTTGGTATTTGCGACCCGAATTGAGAACAGCCGAGCGATACTTCCCTGCCTTTCCAACTGTTACGACACTGGCACCCGCGAATGTCGCCCTGCAGAGCGCCAGAAGCTCAAAATCACTCACTAACGAACTTGTCCCTCCTACAAAGCCTTTATTTGGGCCCACAGATCCATTAAGCAGAAGGGCTACCCCGGGGTAGCCCTTCTGCTTTGCGGAATTGGGGTATAAACCGACGAACTACGCCTTGAGCAGGTCGTAGCGGTCGAGATTCATGACCTTGTTCCACGCGGCTATGAAGTCCTTCACGAAGATCTCCTTCGAGTCGGCCGATGCATAGACTTCCGCGATGGCCCTTAGTTGAGAGTTGGAACCAAAGATAAGATCCACACGAGTGGCGGTCCACTTAATCTCACCTGTCGCCCGATCTAACCCTTCAAACAAACCTTCTGAAGTAGAAGATGCCTTCCACTCAGTCGCCATATCGAGCAGGTTGACGAAGAAGTCGTTTGTCAGCGTCTCTGGTTGCGCGGTGAAGACACCGTTCTTTGAGCCACGGAAGTTGGCACCGAGTACGCGCAGGCCGCCGACGAGGACGGCCATCTCAGGAGCGGTCAGAGTCAGCAACTGCGCCCGGTCGACGAGCAACTCTTCGGCGCGCACGGTATGGCCGAGCCGGAGGTAGTTGCGGAAGCCGTCCGCCGTCTGCTCCAGGGGAGCAAAGGCCTCAACATCGGTCTTCTCCTGCGAAGCGTCCGTGCGGCCAGGCGCAAATGGAACCTTGAGGTCGTATCCGGCCTTCTTCGCAGCCGCTTCAACCGCAGCGCAACCGCCCAGAACGATCAGGTCGGCGAGCGAAACCTTCTTGCCCGTCGCGTTGAAGTCGTTCTGAACTCCCTCGAGCGTGCTGAGAACCTTCGCGAGCACAAGAGGCTGATTCACTTCCCAGTTCTTCTGCGGCTCGAGGCGAATGCGTGCACCGTTCGCTCCACCGCGCTTATCAGAACCGCGGAAGGACGATGCCGCTGCCCAGGCAGTCGAGACGAGCTGTGAAATCGAAAGACCGGACGCGAGGATTTTCTCCTTCAATATGGCGATATCCGCTTCGCCGATGAGTTCATGATCGACAGCGGGGACGGGGTCCTGCCATAGCAACTGCTCCTTGGGAACCAGCGGTCCAAGGTAGCGGACGATCGGCCCCATGTCGCGATGTGTGAGCTTAAACCACGCACGAGCGAAGGCGTCGGCGAACGCTGCGGGATCTTTCTGAAAGCGCTTGCCGATCGTTTCGTAGGCGGGATCGAACTTGAGTGCAAGGTCCGAGGTGAACATCATGGGCAGGTGCTTCTTGTCCTTGACGTGTGCGTCAGGGATGTTAGCTTCCTCGTTCACGGCGTACCACTGCCATCCGCCTCCGGGCCCCTTCTTCAGCGCCCAGTCGTAGTTGTAGAGGTTGTCGAGGTACTCGATGTCCCACTTGATGGGGTTGCTGGTCCACGCGCCTTCGAGGCCGGAGGAGATGGTGTCTTCCGAGTGCCCCTTGCCCTTGCCGTTCTTCCATCCGAGGCCCTGCTGCTCGACGGGTGCGCCTTCGGGTTCCGGGCCGACGTTCGGGCCGGGGTCGTATGCGCCGTGGCCTTTGCCGAAGGTGTGGCCGCCGGCGATGAGGGCGAAGGTCTCTTCATCGTTCATGGCCATGCGGCCAAAGGTCTCGCGGATGTCACGTGCGGAGCCGACGGGATCGGGCTTGCCATCGGGGCCTTCCGGGTTAACGTAGATGAGACCCATCTGCACGGCGGCGAGAGGATGATCGAGATCACGCTCCCCCTGGTAACGGTCGCTACCGAGCCATGTGTGCTCTGAGCCCCAGAAGATGTCTTCCTGCGGAACCCAGACGTCTGCGCGACCGCCGCCGAAGCCGAAGGTCTTGAAACCCATCGAGTCGAGCGCGACGTTACCGGTAAGGATCATGAGATCGGCCCAGGAGATCTTCTTGCCGTACTTCTGCTTGATGGGCCATAACAGGCGGCGAGCCTTGTCGAGACTGACGTTGTCCGGCCAGCTGTTGAGCGGCGCAAAACGCTGTGTGCCCATGCCTGCGCCTCCGCGACCATCATGGGTGCGGTAGGTGCCGGCGCTGTGCCATGCCATGCGGATGAAAAACGGGCCATAGTGGCCATAGTCCGCGGGCCACCAACTCTGCGAGTCGGTCATCAGGGCGTGGAGATCCTTGATGACCGCGTCGAGGTCGAGGGTCTTGAACTCTGCCGCATAATCGAAGTCCTGCCCCATGGGATCGGCCAGCTTGGTGTTCTGATGCAGGACGGCGAGGTCGAGGCGGTCTGGCCACCAATGTTCGTTGCGCGTGATCTTGCGCGAGTTGAGCGTGACAGCACCATGCTTCGGTGAGGCAGTTTCTGTGGCGGTGACGTTTGCGCTTGGGCCGTTGCCGTGTGGTACCGGGCATTTCATTTCGTCTGACATGTTTGCTCCCTCGTTCTCGTTGGGGTAACCCAATACCTCGATTGGGCTGCTGGCCAACGGTTAGCTAATTCTGGTTGTCACCTGCATGAGGCCAGGCACCGATCGTCAAATATTTGTTTGTAGTTTCCGTCCATATTGCAACTCGTTCAGACAGGTTAGCGAGTGGATAGTATTAGCTACGTTTAGCTTTCTGGCACGCGGCACAGATTCCGATGACGTCAATAGCGTAGCGTTCGGCCTGAAAGCCTCCAGGCAAGCGCTGGAGAGCCGGAAGAACGCCGAGATCCTTTTCTTCGATGTCGGTGATGGCCTTGCAATGCGAGCAGACCATGTGGTGGTGGAGGTGGCGGTTCAGTTCGACTCGGAGGGAGCCGTGGTGCATGCTGACTTCTTTTAGCACGCCTCTTTCGACGAAGAGATGAATATTTTTATAAACCGTCGCGAGGGAGATCGCGGGTATACGCTTTTTGACCCGCGCGTAGACCTCTTCCGGGCTGGGGTGGCCAGGCATCGTCTGCATTATTTCGTAGAGAACCTGGCGCTGGTGGGTCGCGGTTAGCCCGTGATCCACACAAAGTTCACGGAAGGAGCGAGTTTCGACGCTGGAAGAAGTCTGCATCAGAAGCTAGTAAACGATAATTATTGTTGTTCGTCAATCTGTGGAAATTTTGAAAGCGATGGGCTGGATTCCGAACTTGCGAGGATTCTATAGACCCATTGTGCGTTGTTCACTGGAGGCGCTTGAGTAAGAGCGACCAATTTCTCGTGTTGGTCGCTTAGACTGCAGGCAGGGTCAGTATTTGCGGCATCGCCTGTCAGCTGAAATGCCTGGCATCTGCAGCCGCCAAAGTCTATCTCTCTTCGATCGCAGTCGCTGCAAGGCGGAGCCATCCAGTCGTGGCCACGAAAACGATTGAAGGCAGGTGATTGTTCCCAGAGCCACTGCACGCTGTGCGTGCGGATCGAATCGAACTCCAGGCCGGGGATAATACCGGCAGCATGGCATGGGAGCGCCTGCCCTGAAGGATCAATGAGCATCATCTGCCGGCCCCATCCGCCAACGCAGGTCTTGGGGTAGCGTGCGTAGTAATCCGGCAGCACAGCTTGTAGTTGGATACGTCCACTGAGTCTCGATTGAGCCTCCGTAATCAAACGCACAGACATCTCCACTTGCGATGGCGTCGGCATGAGTCTGTCGCGGTTGGTCAGGGCCCATCCGTAGTATTGAACATGTGCGACTTCGATTCTTTGCGGTTCGAGCGATTCAGCCAGAGCAAGAATGTCTTCAAGGTGGTCGAGATTTTCGCGATGCACTACTACGTTGACGGTGAACGCCATATCTCGCGCGCGAATCAATTCAGCGAGCTTTAACTTATGGGCGTGTGCGCGAGCGCCTGCGAATTCGTTTGCTTTTTGCTCATCTGCATCTTGCAGGCTCAGCTGAATGTGTTCGAGGCCGGCGTCCTCAAGTTCGCGCAGACGGTCGGCAGTAAGCCCAAGGCCCGATGTGATCATATTGACGTAGAGATTCGCTTCCCTGCCTGCTCTTACCAGGTCTGCTATATCTTGGCGCGCCAAGGGCTCACCGCCAGTGAGATGAAGATGAAGTACTCCTAGCGCGGAAGCTTGCTGAAAGACTCGCACCCATTCTTCCGTGCTCAATTCATCCTCGCTTGACTGCATTTGGAGCGGATTTGAGCAATAGACGCAGTGCAACGGGCATCGATGGGTGACCTCCGCCACCAGCGAGAGCGGCCCCGGGATGGAGTTCGCAGTGCCTACTGTTGCGTGAGATGTGACTGCCAGTTCCATGGAACCTAATCCTTGTAGAGAAGGACGCTACGTGCGTGAAGCTTTTCGATGAATTGCTTTACCTCAATAGCGATGCGGGAAGCCTCACTGGAGGCATGTTTTTCCTGGAGTAGAGTCGCAATGGCATCAACGGAACGATGCCCGTCGATCAGGGAGATAATCTCGCTGGCTGCACCCCTGAGGCGCAACGCGCCCTCCGGAACTAGAAGCATCGCTTCGTCGGCCGAGAGAGTGCGTACACGACATCCAATTGCGAGACGCGGCACTCTTGAGTCGGGGATTGCTTCACTCATGAGGCCTCTGGTCGAAATAGAAGCGGTTGTGGCGGGAGTGATCCCGGGTCGACGTAGCAGTATTGCAGAGCGTCGAGCTGAGCCCAGAGTAGAGCACACTTTCGCTCCAGGGATCGAACGACCACCGACTGCAAGTGAGGTGTGTCGGCATGCTCGAAGGCGTAGTCGAATGCAAACGCCGCATCTTCTGGAGCTTGGGTCAACCGACCCTGAAAGTAGGCAAGGCCGTGTTGCAGCCACGGATAATATTTGGCGAGAGCGTCCATACGCAAAGCAATCAATTGTCCGGCAAACAGTTCGGTGAGCGACGAGGAGACTGCCTCCAGCAAACTGCCGTTGCGAACCAGATCGATGTAGGCGTCGACTGCATAGCGGACTCCAGGAAGAATGGCGCTGCCGCGGGCGACATAACTGCGGTCGAGGCCTGTGGCCTCAGCTAGTTGCAGCCACTTCTCGATGCCGCCAACTCCGGTGTCGCCGTCGTGATCGACGATGCGTTTTCGCCATGCCCGACGAAAACCAACATCATCGGACTTGGACAAGATGATGGCGTCTTTGATCGGAATCGAGCTTTGATAGTAGTAGCGATTCAACACCCATGCCTGCATCTGCCCTCGTGTCAGTTCGCCTGCGTGCATGCGTAGATGAAAAGGGTGGCGGTGATGATACATCGCTTCACCAACCTGCTGTAGGCGCTGGCGTAACTGTGTCTTGTCGAGCAAAACCGCTTCAGATTGTCCTAGATCGTTATCTCTTGTCCGTCCCATGCCACTTCCCAGCCTGCGTCATCCACTTGCTGACGCTCCGAACTTTGCTCATTCAAGATCGGGTTTGTGTTGTTGATATGTGTGTATATCTTCCGCGGGCCGTTCAGGTCGCGAAGAGTCGAAAGAGAGCCATCCTGACCGCTGATAGGAAGATGCCCCATGGAACGGGACAGAGGAGTTCCTGGTTGGATACGTTGAAGCTCGTCATCACTCCAAAAGGTTCCGTCGATAAGGATAGCTGAGCAAGTACAAAGGAGCTCCTTCAGTGAAGGTGAGACGGAAGAGAGTGCCGGCAAGTATGCAATGCGAGCACCATTAACTTCTTCAAGAAGAACGCCGATGGTTGCGCCGGTCAGGTCCAGATCCGCCCTATCCTCTTCTCGGACGTACGCGGGGAGACTGCCGGACAAGGCGATAGGAGTGCATATTAGATTTTGTCCAAGATGAAAGCTGACACCCGGTTCGATGGTGGTCCAACGACTCTGCCCTGGGAGACGATCAAGCATCTGGAAGAAGCTATTTTTCTTGAGGATGCTGATGACCGGCCGGGTGGCGTAGATTCGAACCGGCGTAAACTCACGCATCAAGAGAAGACCAAGAACGTGATCGAGATCGGCGCTCGTAAGTATCACCCCGGCTACGGGAGTGTCGCGCAGGTGATTCTTGGAATTTGGATGAAGGTCTGGGTAGCCGATCAGCTGATCACGAAGGTCTGGAGATGCGTTGACCAGAAACCACGAGTCATTTTCAGCAGCGACCGCCAACTGAGACTGGCTGCGTGCGCGAATGTTCGGTTCGTTGTTCCGTACAGCAGAGCAGTTCGTACAAGCGCAATTCCATTGTGGAAGGCCGCCACCTGCGGCGGCCCCCAGTACTTTAATCCTCACACAGCCCTGCTTACAGCTCTACAGGCGCGTAGGAGTTGATCTCGCAATTAAGGGAAATTTCCTCGAAGTCGGGCGTGGCCCAAGTCGTTTGTGTCATGAAAACCTCTCGATAAAGATCAGAACAATTCAATTCCGAGTTTAGGCCATCCTGTTCCTGCGTGCAATGGACGAACTGTTTTTGTATCGAATATTTGAATAGAAAGAAATCTCTTGTTCATAAACTACGGGAAAGCATGTGGATTGGCTTGTGCGATGTCACCGGTTTTGAACAGGGAGAACGAACGACGCCACTCTTTATGAGTGCCAGTACGGTATTCTGCGGTTCTGCGATGACGAACGAGACGATAACGAATTTGGCGAATGAAGCAGCTGGATTGACACCGGTGATGCGTCAATATTTTGCGGCCAAAGAGCAATATCCAGACTGCCTGATGTTCTGCAGGATCGGCGACTTCTATGAGCTGTTCTATGAGGACGCAATCCTAGTCTCAAAGGAGTTGCAACTGACTCTGACGGCTCGCGATAGAGAAAAGAAACAGCCGATGTGCGGAGTTCCATATCACGCGGCGGAGGCGTATCTGCAGCGATTGCTGCGCAAAGGCTACAAGATCGCCCTGTGCGAACAGATGGAAGACCCGAAGCAGACAAAGACGATCGTGCGACGGGAGGTGACCAGGGTGCTGACGCCTGGGACATCGCTTGATCCGACCTTAGGGGCGGAACAAAGTAATTATTTAGCAAGTGTGGCGTTGCTCGGAGCGGGGCCAACGATGGTCTGTGGCTTGGCGCTGGTGGATCTCTCAACGGGGGAGTTTAAAGCGACTGAATTCAGTGGACAGGGTGGTTGGGCGAGTGTCGTCGATGAGTTGGGACGCGTGCGCCCTGTGGAGTTACTCTATGGAAACGGATTGCTGGGCGGAGTGAATCTTGCGGGCGAAGATGAGACGGCAGCCGGACTAGACGCGATCCGAACCAAGACTGCGGTTGAGGAGTGGGTGTTTACCGCAGAGTATGCGATACCGCTGGTACGAAACCATTTCAAAGTGCACTCGCTGGATGGAATGGGACTGGGCGGTCATGAGGCTGCGGCAGTCGCTGCAGGAGCGCTTCTGCACTACATGCGCGCGACCAAGCAAGGCGGATTGGAACATATTGATGGGCTGCGATTTTACGAGCGATCGACTTGTCTCGAACTTGACGCGGTGAGTGTGAGGAACCTCGAGTTGGTGGAACCGCTATTTTCTGGTGAGTCGGTGCAGACGACGTTGTTCTACACGATGGACGCCTGCTGCACACCGATGGGAAAGCGCCTGCTGCGAGCGTCGCTGCTGAGGCCGGCGAGTGAGTTGGCGGAGATCGAGGCGCGACTCGATGCGGTTGGCGAAGCTGCAAAGGATCTGCGACGACGTGAGGGCTTACGGCGGTCGATGGATGGACTTCTTGATCTAGAGAGGCTTCTAGGAAGAGTGGCGTTGGATTCGGCCGGACCAAGAGAAGTCATGGCATTGGCGAATACGTTGGGCTGCGTCCCGGGAGTCGTGGAGGCAGTGAATATGTTTGAAGCGGCGCGATGGCGGGAGTTATCTGCGAGCGTTGATCCGTTGGAAGATCTGCACGAGATGATTGTCAGGACGATCTCGGATGAGCCACCAGTGTCACTGGGTGACGGCGGGACGATTCGCGAAGGTGTCGATCCAGAGTTGGACGAGCTTCGAGAGTTGAGCCGGAGCGGACGGCAGGCTCTCGCCGCTATTGAGGAGCGGGAGCGGGAGAGAACAGGAATCGGCTCACTGAAGGTGCGGTTCAACAGCGTCTTTGGCTACTACCTTGAAGTGACCAAGGCGAATGCGAAGGCAGTTCCGGCTGACTATGAGCGCAAACAGACGTTAGTGAATGCCGAACGGTTTACGACTCCGGAACTGAAAGAGTATGAGACGAAGATTCTCACCGCACAAGAACGGAGCGGAGAGATCGAACGCAGAATATTCGCCGAGTTGAGGAGGCAGTTGCTGGATGCCGCAGGCCGAATGCGTGAGACGGCTCGGAAGATCGCAGAGATCGATCTGCTTGGCTGCTTCGCACACCTTGCAGCCCTGCGTGGGTGGGTCAGGCCGCAGGTAGAGAGTTCGGGAGTACTTGAGTTTGCGCAGGCTCGTCATCCGGTCGTCGAGAGGCGGCTCGAAGAGTCGGGCGGCGGACGGTTCGTGCCTAACTCGGTCCATGTGAACGCTGACACAGGACCTGCCGTGTTGCTGATCACGGGACCGAACATGGGAGGTAAGAGCACTTACCTGCGAATGGCGGCACTCCTGGTTGTGATGGCGCAGATCGGTTGTTTTGTTCCCGCTGAAACGATGCGATTGGGGCTCGTGGACCGTATCTATACGCGGATTGGGGCGAGCGACAACGTAGCGCGGGGACGGTCCACATTTATGGTCGAGATGACCGAGACGGCAGCAATTTTGAACACTGCGACAAACCGGTCTCTGGTGCTGCTCGATGAGATGGGGCGAGGCACGGCGACCTATGATGGCCTGAGTCTGGCATGGGCCACGGTCGAACATCTCCATGACCGCATTGGTGCACGGACATTGTTTGCAACGCACTATCATGAGCTGACGTTGTTGTCTGAGCGGCTGGCCCGACTTACGAATCTGCGCGTGACGGTTAAAGAGACCTCCGGGGGTATTGTTTTTTTGCATACAGTTGAAGCTGGACCGGCAAGCAAGAGTTACGGAATCGAGGTGGCGAAGTTAGCTGGCTTGCCCGCAGGCGTTATCGCACGGGCGCGGGAGGTATTGAAGGTGCATGAGCGAGCGGAGACACAGCAGGTCAGAGAGGCTTCGCCAATCCAGACAGTACAGATGACGATGTTTACACCGTTGTCGCAGAGAATTGTGGATCGGCTGGCAGAGGCGGATGTCGACGGGCTGACACCAAGGGAAGCGTTGAATTTGCTTGCCGAGCTACAGAGGGAGTTGAGGGGCAGTGCGTAGCCGCTCTCACAGAGCTAGCAAAGATTCGTCGAGAACTATCGGAGGTTGAGTTGGCTAAGTCGATGGTGGTGGCAGGGGTGATGAGTGGAACCTCGGTGGATGGAGTTGATGTCGCGATTTGCAGGGTCTCCCCGGCGATAGATGCAAGTTCAACACCACGCGTGAAGCTGTTTGGGCATGTGGGCTCGGCATATCCAAAGGCAGTACGGGCTGCAGTGCTCCAGGCAATGGATGCAAATGCGATCTCGGTTGCCGAGCTGTCAAGGTTAAATTGGCGACTAGGCGAGATCTATGCGGATGCGATTGAGAAGGCACAGAGTCAGCTTGGCCTGAAAGCGGCGCTGGTGGGGTGCCATGGACAGACGGTGTATCACCAGGGAGCGGTGGAAAAATATCTAGGCAAGCCCCTTCGAACAACCTGGCAAATAGGGGAAGCGGCAGTGATCGCGGAGCGATTGCGAGTGCCGGTCGTGAGCGATCTTCGACCTGCCGATATAGCTGCCGGTGGACAGGGCGCGCCTCTTGTACCGATGCTCGATTACTGCATGTTTCGGTCGGCGAAGGTGACCCGGGTGTTGCAGAATCTCGGCGGAATTGGAAATTTGACCGCGATTCCCGCGGAGGGTGGGGTAGATGGCATCATGGCGTTCGATACGGGGCCTGGAAATATGGTGATCGACGCTTGCATGAGGCGATTGTATGAGCGAGAGTTTGATCGAGGCGGAGCGGTGGCGCGCACCGGGCAGGTGGTGCCGGGAGTTGTGGAGCAGTTGCTCGCAACAGAGTACTTCACTTCCCTGCCTCCAAAATCGTGTGGCAGAGAGCAATTTGGAGAGAGATTTGTTTCCCAGTTTATCGCGATGTGCCGAAATGCCGCTCGTGATGTGCGGGATGAGGATGTGATTGCGACAGCTACCGCGTTGACCTCCGCTTCGATTGTGGATGCCTACCGCAGATTTGTGTGGAGACACGTGGGGCAGGCGGCCCCATTGTCGCGAGTGGAGTTTGTGGCGGCAGGAGGTGGAACCAAGAATGGCACCCTGATGGGAATGTTGCGCGATGGCCTTGAACCTCTCGGCGTAAAGCTCCGCTTGATGGACGAGTTCGGAGTGCCTGCCCAGGCG is drawn from Edaphobacter lichenicola and contains these coding sequences:
- the pqqA gene encoding pyrroloquinoline quinone precursor peptide PqqA; translation: MTQTTWATPDFEEISLNCEINSYAPVEL
- the mutS gene encoding DNA mismatch repair protein MutS yields the protein MTNETITNLANEAAGLTPVMRQYFAAKEQYPDCLMFCRIGDFYELFYEDAILVSKELQLTLTARDREKKQPMCGVPYHAAEAYLQRLLRKGYKIALCEQMEDPKQTKTIVRREVTRVLTPGTSLDPTLGAEQSNYLASVALLGAGPTMVCGLALVDLSTGEFKATEFSGQGGWASVVDELGRVRPVELLYGNGLLGGVNLAGEDETAAGLDAIRTKTAVEEWVFTAEYAIPLVRNHFKVHSLDGMGLGGHEAAAVAAGALLHYMRATKQGGLEHIDGLRFYERSTCLELDAVSVRNLELVEPLFSGESVQTTLFYTMDACCTPMGKRLLRASLLRPASELAEIEARLDAVGEAAKDLRRREGLRRSMDGLLDLERLLGRVALDSAGPREVMALANTLGCVPGVVEAVNMFEAARWRELSASVDPLEDLHEMIVRTISDEPPVSLGDGGTIREGVDPELDELRELSRSGRQALAAIEERERERTGIGSLKVRFNSVFGYYLEVTKANAKAVPADYERKQTLVNAERFTTPELKEYETKILTAQERSGEIERRIFAELRRQLLDAAGRMRETARKIAEIDLLGCFAHLAALRGWVRPQVESSGVLEFAQARHPVVERRLEESGGGRFVPNSVHVNADTGPAVLLITGPNMGGKSTYLRMAALLVVMAQIGCFVPAETMRLGLVDRIYTRIGASDNVARGRSTFMVEMTETAAILNTATNRSLVLLDEMGRGTATYDGLSLAWATVEHLHDRIGARTLFATHYHELTLLSERLARLTNLRVTVKETSGGIVFLHTVEAGPASKSYGIEVAKLAGLPAGVIARAREVLKVHERAETQQVREASPIQTVQMTMFTPLSQRIVDRLAEADVDGLTPREALNLLAELQRELRGSA
- a CDS encoding anhydro-N-acetylmuramic acid kinase, whose product is MAKSMVVAGVMSGTSVDGVDVAICRVSPAIDASSTPRVKLFGHVGSAYPKAVRAAVLQAMDANAISVAELSRLNWRLGEIYADAIEKAQSQLGLKAALVGCHGQTVYHQGAVEKYLGKPLRTTWQIGEAAVIAERLRVPVVSDLRPADIAAGGQGAPLVPMLDYCMFRSAKVTRVLQNLGGIGNLTAIPAEGGVDGIMAFDTGPGNMVIDACMRRLYEREFDRGGAVARTGQVVPGVVEQLLATEYFTSLPPKSCGREQFGERFVSQFIAMCRNAARDVRDEDVIATATALTSASIVDAYRRFVWRHVGQAAPLSRVEFVAAGGGTKNGTLMGMLRDGLEPLGVKLRLMDEFGVPAQAKEAIAFALLAWLSWNGLPGNVPAATGAQRAVVLGKVSYG